A window of Mustelus asterias chromosome 15, sMusAst1.hap1.1, whole genome shotgun sequence contains these coding sequences:
- the LOC144504621 gene encoding pleckstrin homology domain-containing family G member 1-like isoform X5 encodes MRSMDSSDRDRPVSYSSTSSSASSRDSHCSLSSGMTLVSNSHLGLAGQEKEAGAIRLELIPTGNLPSTEECARSKPPCMHSGEVSEKRLGASGIKRVDSRGSYKNRATSPGAASASPKLLYVDRVVQEILETERTYVQDLRSIVKDYLDCINDQSRLPLGTEERLALFGNIRDIYRFNSELLQDLESCDSDPVAIAECFVAKSEEFHIYTQYCTNYPRSVAMLTECTRNKVLAKFFRERQETLKHSLPLGSYLLKPVQRILKYHLLLHEIVNHLEKDTECYDVVQDAIDTMQRVAWHINDMKRKHEHAVRLQEIQSLLTNWKGPDLTSYGELVLEGTFRIQRAKNERTLFLLDKLLLITKKREETYTYKAHILCCNLMLVEVIPKEPLSFSVFHYKNPKVQHTVQAKSMQDKRLWILHLKRLILENHPAKIPAKAKQAILEMDAIHHPGFHYSPEGERKAETYLKEDRITPRRVRRKSEPSARLKSVKQIETRQDKRASIEGTLLSPSMEELSSKVPSSKCEIGARLHGDTVNQSQESLEPTYPSDQEESLHLRTLEQADADDEEEVDVEQISSKSSTEEPRHFNVQLECWSSKLIAEAAGQTETTHSRGDLLGTEGERDVWPDLPIGHVSFHNQAVPHGVREDEDYQAFVTTASTPNLHSTPVRPLHCDSNIPCSRLAATSARERQCGNRIVRRASSAGENYSTFRHQLATESKYRSPVTPKTSSSQISACQNASSASSERPTEEMQRASTDEGVYELITFAGEVRLAVEDQSFAYNAGEVTGVSFQSNGPAKEEDQGGFQNHMDAGSQGNWGKKAGSTHVTEIHPVSGQSVVASPKWELKTVECLDDRLALSEKTYKKLKNEWEECCERDSYLGPDSDLGSCGLRGFVSEESLRFSGDDASDLNRSMENSRLGWNSASKYQPVSHESVPDKLSEEVDEIWNDLEDYIRKSEETRRDRLPAAFPVSEDDLSGPAGSRGGRKERPAACSAQASPSFVEVVKSKPSRLSTGNIKTDGGEPRREASVLTTSAISSLDGEAHETESPLGSINTETVIQDLDIMDRTKRRVYYMARQYSQKIKKANQLLKMKNTSEQSPSDQPKRKCKDLVAILEEKKQGGTAIGARIAEYSQLYDQILFRETPSKSSQSVPDDNGGEVWVQNSTRDLLTTRTPHGQSLGTEDWLFHSTYSNSELADFVAWPDIQELAAKYSAQESAAGRRLQSRGVLAGSVPSVTACPLAPTQQRWSAIIVPPNGVDCSTPYGYSSLGRRTIEGKPRGASLSSPSVATSHSSDSIDRVSDREVLFPIQDSDRLRDGSQKVEQSALTLRDSQKVLVVNRVPSLDAQLATRNYFANFNDTGEDDEDYVEIKSEDEDYEDLDERTLTPDLNFQSNCRVESTPEPENTRSALASCIPLSNSNAGAVGALTVLAEPDQLSHYLWREPSPSQQNIVQTLRDKFQCLSSSSFA; translated from the exons GACTATCTTGACTGTATCAATGACCAATCAAGACTCCCACTGGGGACTGAAGAACGCTTGGCTCTGTTTGGAAACATTAGAGACATTTATCGTTTCAACAG CGAACTGCTGCAAGATCTGGAGAGCTGTGACagtgatcctgttgcaattgcagAATGTTTTGTAGCAAAG AGCGAAGAGTTTCACATCTACACGCAGTACTGCACGAACTATCCCAG ATCTGTGGCCATGTTAACAGAATGTACGAGAAACAAAGTGCTTGCCAAATTCTTCAGAGAGCGACAGGAGACCTTGAAACACTCCCTGCCTCTGGGATCCTACCTTCTCAAACCAGTACAACGCATCCTAAAATACCATCTCCTCTTGCAC GAAATAGTTAACCATCTGGAGAAGGACACGGAGTGTTATGATGTAGTTCAGGACGCCATTGACACAATGCAGAGAGTGGCTTGGCACATTAATGATATGAAGAGAAAGCATGAGCATGCAGTAAGGCTGCAG GAAATACAGAGCCTGCTGACAAATTGGAAGGGTCCAGACCTGACCAGCTATGGAGAGCTGGTCTTGGAGGGAACGTTTCGTATACAGCGAGCCAAAAATGAACGCACTTTGTTTCTTTTAGATAAACTTCTTCTCATCACTAAAAAAAGAGAAGAGACTTATACCTACAAAGCTCATATTTTG TGTTGTAACCTGATGCTTGTGGAGGTAATACCAAAGGAACCCCTGAGTTTCAGTGTCTTCCACTACAAGAATCCCAAAGTGCAACACACTGTACAG GCCAAGTCAATGCAAGACAAGAGACTTTGGATTCTTCATCTGAAGAGGCTTATTCTTGAAAATCACCCGGCCAAGATCCCAGCCAAG GCAAAACAAGCGATTCTGGAGATGGATGCCATTC ATCACCCTGGCTTCCACTACAGCCCCGAGGGCGAGAGGAAGGCAGAAACATATTTGAAGGAAGACCGCATCACACCTCGCAGAGTCCGAAGGAAGTCTG AACCATCGGCAAGATTGAAGTCTGTGAAACAAATAG AGACAAGACAGGACAAG CGTGCCAGTATTGAAGGAACTCTCCTTTCTCCATCTATGGAAGAATTATCCAGTAAAGTACCCAGCTCCAAGTGTGAAATCGGTGCACGCCTTCATGGTGACACAGTCAACCAATCACAAGAGTCCTTGGAGCCAACCTATCCAAGTGACCAAGAAGAAAGTCTCCACTTACGAACCTTGGAGCAGGCTGATGCTGATGATGAAGAGGAAGTTGATGTTGAACAG ATCTCCTCCAAATCCTCAACAGAGGAGCCTCGACACTTCAATGTTCAACTAGAATGTTGGAGTTCTAAGCTCATTGCAGAAGCTGCAGGACAGACTGAAACTACACACAGTAGAGGTGATCTGTTGGGAACAGAAGGGGAGAGAGATGTGTGGCCTGACCTTCCCATTGGACATGTCTCATTCCACAATCAAGCGGTGCCTCATGGGGTCCGAGAGGATGAAGATTACCAAGCATTTGTGACAACAGCCTCCACACCCAATCTCCATTCTACCCCAGTCCGTCCGTTACACTGTGATTCAAATATACCATGCAGCCGTCTCGCTGCAACCTCTGCTCGGGAGCGCCAGTGTGGGAATAGGATTGTGAGGCGAGCCAGCAGCGCTGGGGAGAACTACTCTACTTTCCGACACCAATTAGCCACTGAGAGCAAGTATCGTTCCCCAGTGACACCAAAAACTTCCAGCTCACAAATCTCTGCTTGCCAAAATGCCAGCTCTGCAAGTTCTGAAAGGCCAACTGAGGAAatgcaaagagccagcacagatgaAGGTGTATATGAGCTTATTACATTTGCCGGTGAGGTGAGATTGGCGGTTGAGGATCAGAGCTTTGCCTACAATGCAGGGGAGGTGACTGGTGTCAGTTTCCAGTCGAATGGTCCAGCTAAAGAGGAAGACCAAGGTGGCTTCCAAAACCACATGGATGCTGGGAGTCAAGGGAATTGGGGGAAGAAAGCTGGCTCCACTCATGTCACTGAAATCCACCCTGTGTCTGGCCAGAGTGTTGTGGCATCGCCCAAGTGGGAATTGAAGACTGTCGAGTGCCTGGATGACAGGCTTGCATTGTCTGAGAAAACGTATAAGAAGTTGAAGAATGAGTGGGAAGAATGCTGCGAGAGGGATAGCTACCTGGGTCCTGACAGCGATTTGGGTTCTTGTGGGCTCAGAGGCTTTGTTTCAGAGGAGAGTCTTCGGTTCAGTGGCGATGATGCTTCTGATCTGAACCGCTCGATGGAGAATAGTCGCTTGGGTTGGAACAGCGCCTCCAAATACCAACCTGTGTCACACGAATCAGTCCCGGACAAACTCTCTGAGGAGGTGGACGAGATCTGGAATGACCTGGAGGACTACATCAGGAAGAGTGAGGAAACCAGGCGGGACAGGCTGCCTGCTGCCTTCCCAGTCAgtgaggatgacctgagtggaccGGCTGGCTCCCGGGGTGGCCGGAAGGAAAGACCAGCTGCTTGCTCTGCCCAAGCAAGTCCCAGTTTTGTTGAAGTAGTAAAGAGCAAACCAAGCAGACTAAGCACTGGCAATATCAagacagatggtggtgagccaaggAGGGAGGCCTCTGTGCTAACCACAAGTGCCATCTCCTCCTTGGATGGTGAGGCACATGAGACAGAGAGCCCCTTGGGCAGCATCAACACCGAGACTGTCATCCAGGATCTGGATATCATGGATCGAACTAAACGGAGGGTTTATTACATGGCCCGACAGTATAGCCAGAAAATCAAGAAGGCCAACCAGCTCCTCAAGATGAAGAACACCTCAGAGCAATCACCATCTGATCAGCCCAAGAGAAAGTGTAAGGACCTGGTGGCTATTCTGGAGGAAAAGaaacagggtggcactgccattg GTGCTCGAATTGCTGAATACTCGCAGCTGTATGACCAGATCCTGttcagagagactccctctaaaTCATCACAAAGTGTGCCAGATGACAATGGCGGTGAAGTGTGGGTCCAGAACTCAACGCGGGACCTGCTCACCACTCGCACCCCCCATGGACAGTCTCTGGGCACTGAGGACTGGCTGTTCCACTCCACCTACAGTAACAGTGAGCTGGCAGACTTTGTTGCCTGGCCTGATATTCAGGAACTTGCGGCCAAATATTCTGCCCAGGAGAGTGCGGCTGGTAGGCGACTTCAGAGCAGAGGGGTGTTGGCTGGCTCTGTACCCTCTGTCACAGCCTGTCCATTAGCACCAACACAGCAGCGGTGGAGCGCCATTATTGTCCCGCCCAATGGGGTGGATTGTTCAACGCCATATGGCTACAGCTCCCTAGGTCGCAGGACAATTGAGGGCAAACCACGTGGAGCCTCACTgtcctctccctctgtggcaactaGCCACTCCTCTGACTCCATCGATCGTGTCTCTGATAGGGAGGTATTATTCCCCATCCAGGATTCAGATAGGCTGCGTGATGGGAGCCAGAAGGTCGAGCAGTCTGCCCTGACATTGAGGGATTCACAGAAGGTCCTTGTTGTCAACAGGGTTCCATCACTTGATGCCCAATTGGCAACACGGAACTACTTTGCCAACTTCAATGATACAGGAGAAGATGATGAAGACTATGTGGAGATCAAGTCTGAAGATGAGGATTATGAAGACCTGGATGAGAGAACCCTTACTCCTGACCTGAACTTCCAGTCCAATTGCAGGGTGGAATCTACTCCTGAACCTGAAAACACCCGTTCGGCTCTTGCCTCCTGCATCCCCCTCTCAAACAGTAATGCTGGTGCAGTGGGTGCCTTAACTGTGTTGGCTGAGCCTGACCAGCTGAGCCATTACCTCTGGCGGGAACCCTCACCCAGCCAGCAGAATATTGTGCAGACTCTGCGAGACAAGTTTCAGTGTCTCAGCTCCAGCAGCTTTGCTTGA